A single window of Candidatus Terasakiella magnetica DNA harbors:
- a CDS encoding acetyl-CoA C-acetyltransferase encodes MTEVVIVGAARTAVGNFSGSLASVPAQELGATVIKAALERAGVDAADVQEVFMGQVLTGGSGQNPARQAAILAGCPEESTAMTINQVCGSGLRAVGMGMQSILLGDADVVVAGGQENMSASQHVMHLRNGTKMGPSKMEDTMIKDGLWCAFNDYHMGTTAQNIADKYEISREEQDAFAAASQNKAEAARNEGKFAEEIVPVTIKSRKGDIVVDTDEFIKDGVTAEKLGKLRPAFSKDGSVTAGNASGINDGASVVVLMSKEEAEKRGLTPLATVKAWSTHGVDPKIMGTGPVPAVNKALDKAGWSVSDIDLVEANEAFAAQAISVNKELGWDTDKVNVNGGAIAIGHPIGASGNRVLVTLLHEMKRRDSKKGVATLCIGGGQGVALCVERE; translated from the coding sequence ATGACTGAAGTTGTCATTGTCGGTGCTGCACGTACAGCGGTCGGTAATTTTAGCGGTAGCTTGGCTTCCGTACCTGCACAAGAATTGGGTGCCACTGTCATTAAAGCTGCACTAGAGCGCGCAGGCGTTGACGCTGCAGACGTTCAAGAAGTGTTTATGGGCCAGGTTCTCACAGGTGGTTCAGGCCAAAACCCTGCACGCCAAGCTGCGATCCTTGCAGGCTGCCCTGAAGAATCAACTGCGATGACAATCAACCAGGTTTGTGGTTCTGGTCTTCGTGCTGTTGGCATGGGCATGCAATCCATTCTTTTGGGTGATGCTGATGTTGTTGTGGCTGGTGGTCAAGAAAACATGTCTGCTTCCCAGCACGTTATGCACCTGCGTAACGGCACAAAAATGGGCCCATCCAAAATGGAAGACACCATGATCAAAGATGGTCTGTGGTGTGCATTTAACGATTACCACATGGGTACAACAGCGCAAAATATCGCTGACAAATATGAAATCTCACGTGAAGAGCAAGATGCGTTTGCAGCTGCTTCTCAAAACAAAGCAGAAGCTGCACGCAACGAAGGCAAGTTCGCTGAAGAAATCGTTCCAGTAACAATCAAATCTCGCAAAGGCGACATCGTTGTTGATACGGACGAATTCATCAAAGACGGCGTAACAGCTGAGAAACTCGGCAAACTTCGCCCGGCCTTTTCTAAAGACGGTTCTGTAACAGCAGGTAACGCATCAGGCATCAACGATGGTGCATCAGTTGTTGTTCTTATGTCTAAAGAAGAAGCTGAGAAACGTGGCCTGACACCACTTGCAACAGTGAAAGCTTGGTCTACACATGGTGTTGATCCAAAGATTATGGGTACAGGCCCAGTTCCTGCGGTAAACAAAGCTTTGGATAAAGCGGGTTGGTCAGTTTCTGACATCGACCTTGTTGAAGCCAACGAAGCCTTTGCTGCACAAGCGATCTCTGTAAACAAAGAGCTCGGTTGGGACACTGACAAAGTAAACGTAAATGGTGGCGCTATTGCCATTGGTCACCCAATCGGTGCCTCTGGTAACCGCGTTCTTGTAACCCTGTTGCACGAAATGAAGCGTCGCGATTCTAAAAAAGGTGTTGCGACACTTTGTATCGGTGGCGGTCAAGGCGTTGCACTTTGTGTTGAGCGTGAATAG